The Desulfovibrio aminophilus genome segment GAAGAGATCTGACGAGATATGGGCACGCGCGGCGCAGACGCGCGTTGATGCAAGTTTTTGGAAGGGGGGGCCCGGGGAGGGAAACCTTTTTCCAAAAAGGTTCCCTCCCCGGTTTCCTGCCCAAAAGGATCGGCATGCGCATCCTGACCGTCTCCGAACTGACCCGCGCCGTGAAGGACGCCTTGGAGGCCGAGTTCCCGTTCGTCTGGGTGCGGGGGCAGGTCTCCAATCTGGGCCGTCCCGCGTCCGGGCACGTGTACTTCACGCTCGGGGACGGCGAGGCCGTGCTTCAGGTGGTCTGGTTCAAGGGCAGCCAGTGGGGCGCGGGCGAGGAGGGGGTGCATCCCCTCACCGGCGAGGTGCTGGAGCCGGGCCAGGGCGGCCTGGCCGCGCGGCTGGCCGACGGCCTGGAGGTGCTCTGCGCGGGCCGGATCAACGTCTACGCCCCGCGCGGGCAGTACCAGCTGGTGGCCGAGCTCGTGCAGGAGCAGGGCGTCGGGGACCTGCATCTGGCCTTCGAGGCGCTCAAGAGAAAGCTGGCGGACAAGGGCTACTTCGACGAGGACCGCAAGATGGTCCTGCCCAGGAGCCCGGAACGCGTGGCCCTGGTGACCTCCGCCAGCGGCGCGGCCGTGCGGGACTTCCTGCGCATCGCCTCGGAGCGCGGCTTCGGCTGCGAGATACGGATTCATCCCACCCTGGTGCAGGGCGAGCAGGCCCCGGCCGGGATCGCGGCGGCCCTGGACCGGGTCAACGCCGACGGCTGGGCCGAGGTCATCGCCCTGGTGCGCGGCGGCGGCTCCCTGGAAGACTTGTGGGCCTTCAACACCGAGCTGGTGGCCGACGCCCTGTACCGCTCGAGCATCCCGGTCATCACCGGCGTGGGCCACGAGCCGGACGTGACCATCGCGGACTACGTGGCCGACAAACGCGCGGCCACCCCGAGCCACGCGGCCCAGGAGCTCTGGCCCGCGCGCGCGGACCTGGCCCAGGCCGTGGACGAGGCCCAGCTCGACCTGGAGCGGGCCTTCGGGAACTGGTTCGGGGCCAAGGAGGCCCGGCTGGCCGAGTTGCGGCGGGCCCTGTCCTGGCTCTCCCCGGCCCAGCGCCTGGAGCGGCTGCTGGAGCGCTTCCGGGACACGCTGCACCGTCTGGTCCGGGCGGGCGGAGATTTCGTGGAGAACAGACAGGGCGGACTGGAGCGGGCCCTGGCCGGGCTGACCCGGGCCTTCGGGCCCGAGGCCCTGGAACTCCGGCGCGGACAGGCCGAATCCCTGGCGCGGCGTCTGGACGTCGCCGGGCGCGGCCTGCTGGAGACCAGTGGCAACTCGTTGGAATTGTTGCAGGCCCGGTTGGCCGGGCTTGATCCAGAGGCCCCCCTGGCCCGGGGCTACAGCCTCGTGACCCTGGCCCGCACCGGCCGTTTCCTGCGCGGGGCGGGCGACGCGGTTCCGGGCGACGAGCTGCTGGTGCGCGTGCGCGACGGCCGCCTGCGGGCCGGAGTGACCGCCGTG includes the following:
- the xseA gene encoding exodeoxyribonuclease VII large subunit, with protein sequence MRILTVSELTRAVKDALEAEFPFVWVRGQVSNLGRPASGHVYFTLGDGEAVLQVVWFKGSQWGAGEEGVHPLTGEVLEPGQGGLAARLADGLEVLCAGRINVYAPRGQYQLVAELVQEQGVGDLHLAFEALKRKLADKGYFDEDRKMVLPRSPERVALVTSASGAAVRDFLRIASERGFGCEIRIHPTLVQGEQAPAGIAAALDRVNADGWAEVIALVRGGGSLEDLWAFNTELVADALYRSSIPVITGVGHEPDVTIADYVADKRAATPSHAAQELWPARADLAQAVDEAQLDLERAFGNWFGAKEARLAELRRALSWLSPAQRLERLLERFRDTLHRLVRAGGDFVENRQGGLERALAGLTRAFGPEALELRRGQAESLARRLDVAGRGLLETSGNSLELLQARLAGLDPEAPLARGYSLVTLARTGRFLRGAGDAVPGDELLVRVRDGRLRAGVTAVEKDE